One Streptomyces sp. NBC_00223 genomic window carries:
- a CDS encoding LLM class flavin-dependent oxidoreductase, whose amino-acid sequence MKFLSITLIVHAPDPVTGVKKSTGDRFREVIDNALLAEELGFDGFGVGERHERPFISSSPPVVLSHIAALTSRIRLFTAVTTLSLLDPVRAFEDYATLDHLAEGRLELIIGKGNGSAQRELFHVSTEDQWDRNAESYELFRQVWRQDKVTAQPRFRPSLDEAEVWPRPLQQPIRVWHGSATSRESVDLAARYGDPLFSANVTNPIEPYAELIRYYRQQWEAYGHDPALATVGAGSAGYYAARTSQEAIAAYRPVFEGHLAFQKKLGAEPVFPTLEDFVERSSALIGSPQQVIEKVHRYHEQFGHSVLHLHADASGLTDAQHRSTLELFQSDIAPVLRKEIPDPPFAWGPTALSPTEAATDLVEARNGAAHTTNQEGGAA is encoded by the coding sequence GTGAAGTTCCTCTCCATCACCCTGATCGTGCACGCGCCCGACCCGGTGACCGGGGTCAAGAAGTCGACCGGCGACCGCTTCCGCGAGGTCATCGACAACGCGCTGCTCGCCGAGGAGCTGGGATTCGACGGCTTCGGCGTCGGCGAGCGGCACGAGCGCCCGTTCATCTCCTCCTCGCCGCCGGTGGTGCTCAGCCACATCGCCGCGCTCACCTCGCGGATCCGGCTGTTCACCGCGGTGACCACGCTGAGCCTGCTCGACCCGGTGCGCGCCTTCGAGGACTACGCCACTCTCGACCATCTCGCCGAGGGCCGCCTGGAGCTGATCATCGGCAAGGGCAACGGCTCGGCGCAGCGCGAGCTCTTCCATGTCTCCACCGAGGACCAGTGGGACCGCAACGCGGAGAGCTACGAGCTGTTCCGGCAGGTCTGGCGGCAGGACAAGGTCACCGCGCAGCCGCGCTTCCGCCCCTCGCTCGACGAGGCCGAGGTGTGGCCGCGCCCCCTCCAGCAGCCGATCCGGGTCTGGCACGGCAGCGCCACCAGCCGTGAGTCGGTGGACCTGGCCGCCCGGTACGGCGACCCGCTGTTCTCGGCGAACGTCACCAACCCGATCGAGCCCTACGCCGAGCTGATCCGCTACTACCGGCAGCAGTGGGAGGCGTACGGCCACGACCCGGCGCTGGCCACGGTCGGCGCGGGCTCGGCGGGCTACTACGCGGCCCGCACCTCGCAGGAGGCGATCGCCGCCTACCGGCCGGTCTTCGAGGGCCATCTCGCCTTCCAGAAGAAGCTGGGCGCCGAGCCGGTCTTCCCGACCCTGGAGGACTTCGTCGAGCGCAGCTCCGCGCTGATCGGCAGTCCGCAGCAGGTCATCGAGAAGGTGCACCGCTACCACGAGCAGTTCGGCCACTCCGTGCTGCATCTGCACGCCGACGCCAGCGGACTGACCGACGCCCAGCACCGCAGCACGCTGGAGCTCTTCCAGTCCGACATCGCGCCGGTGCTCCGCAAGGAGATCCCGGACCCGCCGTTCGCCTGGGGGCCGACCGCGCTCAGCCCGACCGAGGCCGCGACCGACCTCGTCGAGGCGCGGAACGGCGCCGCGCACACCACGAACCAGGAAGGCGGCGCCGCATGA
- a CDS encoding LLM class flavin-dependent oxidoreductase, translating into MSVPAQPETPAVPLSVLDLSPISSGSTPAQALRNTVDLAQRAEAAGYARYWSAEHHLATGVAGISPALLIQLVASATERIRVGAGAVQLGHRTPLSVVEEFGLLDALFPGRIDLGLGRSGFRQPGAKDGKGAPAVSRPAPKHVEDRWTPEGLLIPAPYDFSRLIGSPLLTRYIQLVQFPGADLPEYRDQVDQIQALIRGDHRTPEGLEAHALPGEGADLQLWILGSSAGASAQAAGALGLPFGANYHVSPAAVLEAVEAYRKAFVPSEALERPHVLVSADVVVAEDEETARHLASPYALWVHSIRSGQGAIPFPTPEEAAAHEWTDEERALVDDRVRTQFTGTAQAVAERLRVLQQATQADELLVTTITHDHDSRVRSFELLADAWGQPAA; encoded by the coding sequence ATGAGCGTTCCCGCACAGCCCGAAACCCCGGCCGTACCGCTGTCCGTACTCGATCTGTCCCCGATCAGCTCGGGCTCCACCCCGGCGCAGGCGCTGCGCAACACGGTGGATCTCGCGCAGCGCGCGGAGGCCGCCGGATACGCCAGATACTGGTCGGCCGAACACCATCTGGCCACCGGCGTGGCCGGGATCTCGCCCGCGCTGCTGATCCAGCTCGTCGCGTCGGCCACCGAGCGGATACGGGTGGGGGCCGGCGCGGTGCAGCTCGGGCACCGCACCCCGCTGTCGGTGGTCGAGGAGTTCGGGCTGCTCGACGCCCTCTTCCCCGGCCGGATCGACCTCGGGCTCGGCCGCTCCGGCTTCCGCCAGCCGGGCGCGAAGGACGGGAAGGGCGCGCCCGCGGTTTCCCGCCCGGCGCCCAAGCACGTCGAGGACCGCTGGACCCCGGAGGGTCTGCTGATCCCGGCGCCGTACGACTTCAGCCGGCTGATCGGCTCCCCGCTGCTCACCCGCTACATCCAGCTGGTGCAGTTCCCGGGCGCCGACCTGCCGGAGTACCGGGACCAGGTGGACCAGATCCAGGCGCTGATCCGCGGTGACCACCGCACCCCGGAGGGCCTGGAGGCGCACGCGCTGCCCGGTGAGGGCGCGGACCTCCAGCTGTGGATCCTGGGCAGCAGCGCGGGGGCGAGCGCGCAGGCCGCGGGCGCGCTGGGGCTGCCGTTCGGGGCGAACTACCACGTCAGTCCGGCGGCCGTGCTGGAGGCGGTGGAGGCGTACCGCAAGGCGTTCGTGCCCTCCGAGGCGCTGGAGCGGCCGCATGTGCTGGTCTCCGCCGATGTGGTGGTGGCCGAGGACGAGGAGACCGCCCGGCATCTGGCGTCGCCGTACGCCCTGTGGGTGCACAGCATCCGCTCCGGGCAGGGCGCGATCCCGTTCCCGACGCCGGAGGAGGCCGCCGCGCACGAGTGGACGGACGAGGAGCGGGCGCTGGTCGACGACCGGGTGCGTACCCAGTTCACCGGCACCGCGCAGGCGGTGGCCGAGCGGCTGCGGGTGCTGCAACAGGCCACGCAGGCCGATGAGTTGCTGGTCACCACGATCACCCACGACCACGACTCCAGGGTCCGTTCCTTCGAGTTGCTGGCCGACGCCTGGGGACAGCCGGCCGCCTGA